One genomic window of Saccopteryx bilineata isolate mSacBil1 chromosome 4, mSacBil1_pri_phased_curated, whole genome shotgun sequence includes the following:
- the SRRM2 gene encoding serine/arginine repetitive matrix protein 2 isoform X9, producing the protein MDLILQQEGWQLDLKRNSLGWKDLQRVPSPPPTPKEADREGRPQEPTPAKRKRRASSSSSSSSSSSSSSSSSSSSSSSSSSSSSSSSSSSSSSSTSSPSPAKPDPQALPKPASPKKPPPGERRSRSPRKPIDSLRDSRSLSYSPVEHHRPSPQPSPRDQQSSSELGSRRGQRGESRSPGHKHRRETPSPRPVRHRSSRSP; encoded by the exons ATGGACTTAATTTTACAGCAGGAGGGATGGCAGTTAGACCTCAAGAGGAACTCCCTGGGCTGGAAGGATCTTCAGAG GGTCCCTagtcctcccccaaccccaaagGAGGCTGATCGAGAGGGACGACCTCAGGAGCCAACCCCAGCCAAGCGGAAGAGGCGAGCTAGCAGCTCCagttccagctcctcctcctcttcctcctcttcctcctcctcttcctcttcttcgtCGTCgtcttcatcttcttcttcctcctcttcctcctcctcctcttcctcttctacttcctccccttctcctgctAAGCCTGACCCTCAGGCCTTGCCCAAACCTGCAAGCCCCAAGAAGCCACCCCCTGGCGAGCGGAG GTCCCGCAGTCCCCGGAAGCCAATAGACTCACTCCGGGATTCCCGGTCCCTGAGCTACTCGCCTGTTGAGCACCATCGCCCCTCGCCCCAGCCCTCACCACGGGACCAACAGAG CAGTAGTGAACTCGGTTCCCGGAGAGGCCAGCGTGGGGAGAGCCGCTCCCCAGGCCACAAGCACAGGAGGGAGACACCTAGCCCCCGCCCTGTGCGGCACCGCTCCTCTAG GTCTCCATGA